One part of the Bacteroidia bacterium genome encodes these proteins:
- a CDS encoding ABC transporter permease: MNGLQFIWEGFRIAINAIGANRMRSFLTMLGVATGIFVITSILTMVNTLQETTTKSIAELGNTTMFVHHFPWDERGEDWKKFFNRPKVSYKDYQFLKKSLRGVDAIAYQITASGQTIKQKGQSANGVEVLGITEDAAKIGKLELVEGRYFSGVEFFSGTPVCVIGFSIAENLFPDTNPIGKYVQIKSKRLKVVGVLEKKGKAIIPGMASDDERVLVPWRMMASIFNLNDRRIDKTIVLQGSDYENLGVVESDAIGILRAARGLSPKIENNFAINKQEMLMNRFDNAFGYLETGGWIISAFSILIGVFSIGMIMYISVRERTNEIGVQKALGSTRSFILYQFVMEAILICLIGGMIGLGIVFGLGALVEVGLQAMELDIEVITAQSTIMIAVFLSAGIGLTAGFIPALIAALMDPVEAIRFN, translated from the coding sequence ATGAATGGACTCCAATTCATCTGGGAAGGTTTTCGTATAGCTATAAATGCTATCGGAGCCAACCGTATGCGCTCCTTTTTGACCATGCTTGGTGTGGCTACAGGGATTTTTGTGATCACAAGTATCCTTACGATGGTCAACACCTTGCAGGAAACCACTACCAAAAGTATTGCAGAACTGGGAAATACAACCATGTTTGTGCATCACTTCCCCTGGGACGAGCGTGGTGAAGATTGGAAGAAATTCTTCAACCGACCCAAAGTAAGCTATAAAGACTATCAATTTCTCAAGAAATCTTTACGTGGGGTAGATGCAATAGCCTACCAGATAACTGCGTCAGGACAAACGATCAAACAAAAAGGACAATCTGCAAATGGAGTAGAAGTTCTTGGTATCACGGAAGATGCCGCAAAGATTGGAAAACTTGAATTGGTAGAGGGAAGGTATTTTTCCGGAGTAGAGTTTTTCTCGGGTACGCCCGTTTGTGTAATTGGGTTTTCGATTGCTGAAAACCTCTTTCCTGATACCAATCCTATTGGGAAATACGTGCAGATAAAGAGCAAAAGGCTGAAAGTGGTTGGTGTATTGGAGAAAAAAGGCAAGGCTATCATTCCCGGCATGGCCAGTGATGATGAACGAGTCCTTGTTCCCTGGCGCATGATGGCCAGCATTTTCAATCTGAATGATCGCCGAATTGATAAAACCATCGTATTACAAGGTTCTGATTATGAGAACTTAGGGGTGGTAGAAAGTGACGCTATTGGTATCCTCCGAGCTGCCAGAGGCCTTAGCCCTAAAATTGAAAATAACTTTGCCATCAATAAACAAGAGATGTTGATGAATCGTTTTGATAACGCATTTGGATATCTCGAAACGGGTGGTTGGATAATTAGTGCATTTTCAATTTTGATTGGTGTATTTAGTATAGGAATGATCATGTATATCTCCGTACGCGAAAGAACCAATGAAATTGGGGTCCAGAAAGCCCTGGGATCCACCCGAAGTTTCATCCTCTATCAATTTGTCATGGAGGCAATTCTGATTTGTCTGATTGGTGGCATGATCGGTTTGGGAATCGTCTTTGGCCTTGGAGCTCTGGTCGAAGTGGGTTTGCAGGCCATGGAATTGGATATTGAAGTTATCACGGCCCAGTCAACCATCATGATCGCTGTATTCCTTTCGGCTGGAATTGGACTTACCGCTGGATTTATTCCCGCCTTGATTGCGGCATTGATGGATCCAGTGGAGGCGATTAGGTTTAATTGA
- a CDS encoding methylenetetrahydrofolate reductase, producing the protein MRLIEHLTQTKNPSVSIEIIPPKRGRDIQKLHDAIESVIPYSPPFIDVTSHAAEVAWEEQKDGSFKRKVKRKSPGTFGLCAAIKYKYNLEPVPHILCGGFTREETEDALIELNYLGIENILAIRGDKTNHRPVPTDRSTNQYAVDLVKQVSAMNKGCYIDDLIDAAKTNFCIGVACYPEKNYESPNKDFDMQILLDKQNSGAHYAVTQMFYDTKKFLDYVEEAKAAGVSMPIIPGMKIMTSKKHLTRIPSIFHIDIPNELCDKMMAAKSRAEEIQVGVDWAYKQSMELLDAGHNFLHYYIMQNTSPFLKLMDRLKKKI; encoded by the coding sequence ATGAGACTTATAGAGCACTTAACACAAACCAAAAACCCTTCCGTAAGCATTGAGATCATTCCCCCGAAAAGAGGCCGAGATATTCAGAAATTGCATGATGCTATAGAATCGGTCATCCCTTACAGTCCTCCTTTTATTGATGTTACCAGCCATGCTGCAGAAGTAGCCTGGGAAGAACAGAAAGACGGATCTTTTAAGCGGAAAGTGAAACGGAAAAGTCCGGGGACTTTTGGCTTATGTGCTGCCATAAAATATAAATATAATCTCGAGCCGGTTCCGCATATCCTCTGTGGAGGATTTACGCGAGAAGAAACGGAAGATGCCCTTATAGAGCTTAATTACCTGGGGATTGAAAATATCCTGGCAATCCGTGGTGATAAAACCAATCACCGACCCGTTCCTACAGACCGCAGCACCAATCAGTATGCAGTCGATCTGGTCAAACAAGTTTCAGCCATGAATAAAGGTTGCTATATCGATGACTTAATTGATGCTGCGAAAACCAACTTCTGCATAGGAGTCGCTTGTTATCCCGAAAAGAACTACGAATCCCCTAATAAGGATTTCGATATGCAGATTCTTCTTGACAAGCAGAATAGTGGAGCTCATTATGCGGTTACGCAGATGTTTTATGATACGAAGAAGTTTCTGGATTATGTAGAAGAGGCAAAAGCGGCAGGAGTAAGCATGCCCATCATTCCCGGTATGAAGATCATGACTTCCAAAAAACATCTGACACGTATTCCCAGCATCTTTCACATAGACATCCCTAATGAGCTTTGTGATAAAATGATGGCGGCCAAGAGCCGTGCGGAAGAAATTCAGGTAGGAGTTGACTGGGCTTATAAGCAGTCTATGGAACTTTTGGATGCGGGCCACAATTTCCTGCATTATTACATTATGCAAAACACCAGTCCTTTTCTAAAGCTTATGGATAGGCTGAAGAAGAAGATATAA
- a CDS encoding histidinol-phosphatase, whose protein sequence is MPWTNYHSHSHFCDGVAPPEDHILAAIEKGFLAFGCSSHAYVPFEQSWSIKEERLPEYAPEILRLKEKYADQIEVYLSLEVDYIPGMIGPNETKKEFGLDYTVGSVHFADRWENGMPWGIDGTREEFTSGIEKLFDQSPQKAVSRYYEVIRQMLEEDCPDILGHMDKVKMHNSKGGIFEETEKWYREAVMATLETAGSTDVIIELNTRGIYKKKSFEPYPSRWILEEIYKMGIPLMINSDSHHPREIDENFSDCAKILREIGFRELRILLDGEWQDRAFNERGFLK, encoded by the coding sequence ATGCCCTGGACTAACTACCATAGTCATAGCCATTTTTGCGATGGAGTGGCCCCTCCCGAGGACCATATCCTGGCTGCCATTGAGAAAGGCTTTTTGGCTTTTGGATGCAGTTCACATGCTTATGTCCCTTTTGAACAATCCTGGTCTATTAAAGAGGAACGTTTGCCTGAATATGCTCCTGAAATTCTGAGACTCAAAGAAAAATATGCGGATCAAATAGAAGTTTACCTATCTCTCGAGGTAGACTATATTCCCGGGATGATTGGTCCAAATGAAACGAAGAAGGAATTTGGGCTGGACTATACGGTAGGTTCTGTACACTTTGCGGATCGTTGGGAAAATGGGATGCCCTGGGGAATAGACGGTACTCGTGAAGAATTTACCTCCGGGATTGAAAAGCTTTTCGACCAAAGTCCTCAAAAAGCAGTTAGTCGATATTATGAAGTAATCCGACAAATGCTGGAAGAAGATTGCCCGGATATTTTGGGGCACATGGATAAGGTGAAAATGCACAATTCGAAGGGGGGCATATTTGAGGAGACAGAAAAATGGTATCGTGAGGCTGTTATGGCGACATTGGAAACCGCAGGATCAACCGACGTAATCATTGAGCTGAATACACGTGGGATTTACAAAAAGAAAAGCTTTGAGCCCTATCCTAGTAGATGGATTCTGGAAGAAATCTACAAAATGGGCATTCCTTTAATGATCAATTCTGATTCCCACCATCCACGTGAAATAGACGAGAATTTTTCTGATTGTGCCAAAATCTTGCGGGAAATCGGATTTCGCGAATTACGAATCTTATTGGACGGAGAATGGCAGGACAGGGCCTTCAATGAAAGAGGTTTTCTCAAATAG
- a CDS encoding amidohydrolase family protein: MKKLLQPQFWLSLIVLFLLYSCNSVSKTSANSSSTEGSSDDIVFTSASVLPMDSETILKDQDVWVKAGKIHKIGKDLEVPAGAKVIQAEGKFLMPGISEMHAHIPVAKGEDDALVRETLFLYLANGITTIRGMLGNPYHLTLKEQVAADEILSPRIYTSGTSVNGNTVPSIEVADENIRAQREAGYDFLKLHPGLKMEVFDEVVATAKEVGIKYAGHVSVDVGIRHALKNDYASVDHLDGYLEGLVPASAGVNPNANGFFGFNFTELVDKSMMTELAQLTAEKNVAVVPTQTLFTRWLSPASPEEMAAEPEMKYMNPRTMDSWKKGKFGVLSNEAYSEERYEKYIEVRHHILKSLHEADVLFLLGSDAPQVFNVPGFSIHHEIQSIIDAGISPYEVLKSGTINPAKYFKQEGEYGVVKEGASADLILTTANPLDQPATIRDNLGVMVRGKWMPREELDASLKEIAAKYAAMNN, from the coding sequence ATGAAAAAACTACTACAGCCCCAATTTTGGCTCTCTCTTATTGTGCTGTTTTTGCTCTACTCCTGCAATAGTGTGAGTAAAACTTCTGCCAATTCAAGCTCAACAGAGGGAAGCAGTGATGACATTGTTTTCACAAGTGCCAGCGTTTTGCCGATGGATAGTGAAACCATATTGAAGGATCAGGATGTATGGGTAAAAGCAGGTAAAATCCACAAGATTGGCAAAGACCTGGAGGTTCCTGCCGGAGCAAAAGTCATACAGGCCGAAGGTAAATTTCTCATGCCAGGTATTTCTGAAATGCATGCGCATATTCCGGTTGCAAAAGGAGAAGATGATGCTCTGGTTAGAGAAACCCTTTTCCTCTACCTCGCAAATGGAATCACTACGATCAGAGGAATGCTGGGAAATCCCTATCACCTCACGCTCAAGGAACAGGTAGCAGCAGATGAGATTTTGAGTCCACGCATTTATACTTCCGGAACTTCTGTAAATGGAAATACCGTTCCTTCTATAGAAGTTGCTGATGAGAATATCCGCGCCCAAAGAGAAGCGGGCTATGATTTCCTAAAACTACATCCGGGTTTGAAGATGGAAGTATTTGATGAAGTGGTGGCTACTGCCAAAGAGGTTGGAATAAAGTATGCTGGTCATGTTTCAGTGGACGTAGGCATACGCCATGCTTTGAAGAATGATTATGCTTCTGTAGATCATTTGGATGGCTATCTGGAAGGTTTGGTGCCAGCATCTGCGGGAGTAAATCCCAATGCAAATGGATTCTTTGGATTCAACTTTACTGAACTGGTGGATAAAAGTATGATGACTGAGCTGGCACAACTGACAGCAGAAAAAAATGTAGCTGTTGTTCCTACCCAAACTCTTTTTACCCGCTGGCTATCTCCTGCATCGCCCGAAGAAATGGCGGCTGAGCCCGAAATGAAATACATGAATCCCCGGACCATGGATTCCTGGAAAAAAGGGAAGTTTGGCGTCTTGTCAAATGAAGCCTATAGCGAAGAACGTTATGAAAAATATATAGAGGTCCGCCATCATATCCTGAAAAGTTTGCATGAGGCAGATGTCCTCTTTCTGCTTGGTTCTGATGCCCCTCAGGTTTTCAATGTACCCGGTTTCTCTATTCACCATGAGATCCAAAGTATTATTGATGCGGGAATTTCGCCCTATGAAGTCTTGAAATCCGGTACGATTAACCCTGCAAAATACTTCAAGCAGGAAGGAGAATATGGAGTAGTAAAGGAAGGGGCTTCTGCCGATCTAATTCTGACTACTGCAAACCCGCTGGACCAACCCGCAACGATACGAGACAATCTGGGAGTGATGGTGAGAGGGAAATGGATGCCAAGAGAAGAGCTGGATGCAAGTCTCAAAGAAATCGCTGCCAAATATGCAGCCATGAATAATTAA